DNA sequence from the Cyanobacteriota bacterium genome:
TTGAGCAACCTTACGCCCGTACCTAGCATGGGTACAGATAGGTCTTTATACGAGAAAAGTCTCTCCGAATCAGGACAGGCATTTCTGTATGCGTCTATGTTGGTGTTGCTTAAGGCAGATAGTCTCGCGCGATCTAATGCCCCTGAAACCCCAGAAGAGTTAAATGCTGATGAGATTATGGAGGCTGGAGAAATGTTAGCAGCGTTACCTCCAGCACTGGAACTTACACTGCAGCGACGGGCTGTAGCACGACCTCCCCAGCAGCGTCGTGTAACCCTTCAAGAGTTGATTGACCAATTGAAGCTAATTGAGGCTGCTATCGATCAACAGCCGACACGAGTGCGCACACGCCGTCCTCGTCCACATCCACGAGGCCAAGCAATCCGAACGATCGCTCAGCTTGCTCACCAAGAAAACTTGCTGGATACAGTTGCTGCCCTGGACTATTTCCTTACAAACCATTGGCCAGAATTAACCCAAGGGCAAGACCAAGAATGGCTGGGTTTTGAAACGTTACTAGCCCGTTGGAGTCAGTGGCAAGGAGCACCCAGGGCACCAAAACACCGGGGACATGCAACCGATGAAGCCCCCAACGGAGAGGTCAGTATGAGCGATCGGGTCAGCGTATTTTGGGCACTAC
Encoded proteins:
- a CDS encoding segregation/condensation protein A, encoding MSQSLAQNAIALLIDLAEMGEIDPWDVQVIDVIDRFLSNLTPVPSMGTDRSLYEKSLSESGQAFLYASMLVLLKADSLARSNAPETPEELNADEIMEAGEMLAALPPALELTLQRRAVARPPQQRRVTLQELIDQLKLIEAAIDQQPTRVRTRRPRPHPRGQAIRTIAQLAHQENLLDTVAALDYFLTNHWPELTQGQDQEWLGFETLLARWSQWQGAPRAPKHRGHATDEAPNGEVSMSDRVSVFWALLFLSAQSRVELLQEEFYQELKVRILANEVRQALPD